The Halobellus sp. MBLA0158 genome has a window encoding:
- a CDS encoding UPF0175 family protein, producing the protein MDEDAEILRESGGFSSRNEVVEEAFRALLKENPELRIEFAVEKYRSGSVSLNRAAEIAGKSTEEFKEILKNRGIERSIGFLSEEDREQRLNEM; encoded by the coding sequence GTGGACGAAGACGCCGAAATCCTACGTGAAAGCGGCGGCTTCAGCTCTCGCAACGAAGTAGTTGAAGAAGCGTTTAGAGCGCTTCTCAAAGAAAATCCTGAACTCCGTATCGAGTTCGCTGTCGAAAAATACCGGTCTGGATCAGTCAGCCTGAACCGAGCCGCCGAAATAGCCGGCAAATCCACTGAAGAATTCAAAGAGATTCTCAAAAACCGTGGAATCGAACGCAGCATCGGCTTTCTCTCAGAGGAAGATCGCGAACAGCGTTTGAACGAGATGTGA
- a CDS encoding DUF433 domain-containing protein: MTIQKSEEHSNGAPTIEGTGIRVEDIANTYEHSEYSPDEITELYPDLSLSDVHTALAYYYKNIEKFRSKSPETGVSA, from the coding sequence ATGACTATTCAGAAGAGCGAAGAACACAGCAACGGAGCACCAACCATCGAAGGCACCGGCATACGAGTCGAAGATATCGCCAATACATACGAACACAGCGAATACAGCCCTGATGAAATAACAGAACTATACCCGGACCTATCTCTCAGCGACGTCCATACAGCACTCGCATACTACTACAAAAACATCGAAAAATTCCGCTCCAAAAGCCCTGAAACAGGCGTCTCCGCGTAG